Proteins co-encoded in one Quercus robur chromosome 8, dhQueRobu3.1, whole genome shotgun sequence genomic window:
- the LOC126694143 gene encoding uncharacterized protein LOC126694143 isoform X1, producing MATLAPGILMKLLDGMNTGMKPTSEHRNSLLQVTDIVPADLDEKNLWPSHGFYIKVSDSSHSIYVSLPSEQDDFVLSNKMQLGQFIYVDRLEPGSPVPVIKGAKPIPGRHPFVGTPEPLMGLREKGEPRSSSKLSAQTHRRGSWGTGGTEGVSVSSPMIFKPVNLDFDQCSTPVKERGSNNFPMSPMIRRGRVGKDGNCSAGGGIRCSFGGGLLAKMVDNNKGESPAAMLRKSCVAPSSASKFPRSRSVCEREPKIPISPFNLAEKKSATPPPSTRSARVATSLNMGGDAQNSNSNSKVTPQLQSQPDNPASDISTSTSLPMNLPGKLSILGKEAVQQRETAQKIALQALRDASATETLVRSLKMFSNLSKSAKPDAPAACFDRFLEFHHQIVQAVTDMVSIQAATSASEMAQNPNAKKSEEESPGFHENIHNSMDQSRNSELNLSKRRTALYKSIAVFPERGEQKTSMGKVLRSNFNHKSSLDRKPSSPLGKLPLEADAIGENDENKKPASSYSSLSNTIKLGKQVETEAGNWFMDFLEKALEKGMKKTKGAADGDIKKVPQSLILKVINWVEVEQSDGSKRPVHPKAAQVARKLRIKMKNP from the exons ATGGCAACATTGGCACCAGGAATACTGATGAAGCTTTTGGATGGCATGAACACGGGGATGAAACCCACGAGTGAGCacagaaactcgcttttgcagGTCACAGATATCGTTCCGGCTGATCTTGATGAGAAGAATCTTTGGCCAAGCCATGGATTTTACATTAAAGTCTCTGATTCTTCTCACTCAATCTATGTCAGTCTTCCTTCAGAACAAGATGATTTTGTTCTCAGCAATAAAATGCAGCTTGGGCAGTTCATCTATGTCGATAGATTGGAGCCGGGATCTCCTGTTCCCGTCATAAAAGGAGCTAAACCAATCCCAGGCCGACACCCATTTGTGGGGACACCAGAACCGTTAATGGGTCTTAGAGAGAAAGGTGAACCAAGGTCCAGTTCAAAGCTCTCGGCTCAAACTCACAGAAGGGGTTCTTGGGGGACAGGAGGGACAGAGGGTGTCTCTGTTTCGTCTCCCATGATTTTCAAGCCGGTTAATTTGGATTTCGATCAGTGTAGTACACCGGTGAAAGAGCGTGGTAGTAATAATTTTCCAATGTCTCCGATGATAAGAAGAGGGAGGGTTGGCAAGGATGGAAATTGTAGCGCCGGTGGAGGTATTAGATGTTCATTTGGTGGTGGGCTCTTGGCAAAGATGGTGGATAATAATAAGGGAGAAAGCCCTGCTGCTATGCTTAGGAAAAGCTGTGTAGCCCCTTCTTCTGCTTCGAAATTCCCGAGGAGTAGGAGCGTTTGTGAAAGAGAGCCTAAGATCCCAATAAGTCCCTTCAACTTAGCT GAAAAGAAAAGTGCCACTCCTCCGCCGAGTACACGGAGTGCAAGAGTGGCCACTTCCCTCAATATGGGTGGAGATGCCCAGAACTCCAACTCAAACTCAAAGGTGACACCTCAATTACAATCTCAGCCTGATAATCCAGCTTCTGATATCAGCACTAGCACCAGTCTCCCCATGAATTTACCTGGAAAACTTAGCATATTGGGCAAG GAAGCAGTGCAGCAGCGAGAAACAGCACAGAAAATTGCCCTTCAAGCACTAAGAGATGCTTCGGCTACTGAAACATTAGTTCGATCTCTCAA GATGTTTTCCAACTTAAGCAAATCAGCTAAACCTGATGCTCCTGCGGCTTGTTTTGATCGGTTTCTGGAATTTCATCACCAAATTGTGCAAGCAGTGACTGATATGGTGTCCATTCAAGCAGCTACTTCAGCTTCCGAAATGGCTCAAAATCCAAATGCCAAAAAATCTGAAGAAGAGTCCCCTGGATTTCACGAAAACATACACAACTCAATGGACCAAAGCCGAAATTCAGaactaaatttatccaaaaGGCGAACAGCATTATACAAATCCATTGCAGTCTTTCCTGAAAGAGGTGAGCAGAAGACAAGTATGGGAAAAGTCCTGAGATCAAATTTCAACCACAAGTCATCTTTGGATAGAAAACCGTCTTCCCCACTTGGAAAACTGCCACTTGAAGCTGATGCTATAGGTGAAAACGATGAAAACAAGAAACCAGCCTCTTCCTACAGCAGCCTAAGCAATACAATCAAATTGGGGAAACAGGTTGAAACAGAAGCTGGAAACTGGTTTATGGACTTCTTGGAGAAGGCATTGGAAAAGGGcatgaagaaaacaaaaggagCAGCAGATGGGGATATTAAGAAAGTTCCTCAGTCTCTCATACTGAAGGTTATTAACTGGGTTGAGGTAGAGCAATCTGATGGTAGTAAGCGTCCGGTTCATCCCAAAGCAGCACAGGTGGCCCGGAAGTTGAGGATCAAGATGAAGAATCCTTGA
- the LOC126694143 gene encoding uncharacterized protein LOC126694143 isoform X2 has translation MATLAPGILMKLLDGMNTGMKPTSEHRNSLLQVTDIVPADLDEKNLWPSHGFYIKVSDSSHSIYVSLPSEQDDFVLSNKMQLGQFIYVDRLEPGSPVPVIKGAKPIPGRHPFVGTPEPLMGLREKGEPRSSSKLSAQTHRRGSWGTGGTEGVSVSSPMIFKPVNLDFDQCSTPVKERGSNNFPMSPMIRRGRVGKDGNCSAGGGIRCSFGGGLLAKMVDNNKGESPAAMLRKSCVAPSSASKFPRSRSVCEREPKIPISPFNLAEKKSATPPPSTRSARVATSLNMGGDAQNSNSNSKVTPQLQSQPDNPASDISTSTSLPMNLPGKLSILGKEAVQQRETAQKIALQALRDASATETLVRSLKMFSNLSKSAKPDAPAACFDRFLEFHHQIVQAVTDMVSIQAATSASEMAQNPNAKKSEEESPGFHENIHNSMDQSRNSELNLSKRRTALYKSIAVFPERGEQKTSMGKVLRSNFNHKSSLDRKPSSPLGKLPLEADAIGENDENKKPASSYSSLSNTIKLGKQVETEAGNWFMDFLEKALEKGMKKTKGAADGDIKKVPQSLILKVINWVEVEQSDGSKRPVHPKAAQVARKLRIKMKNP, from the exons ATGGCAACATTGGCACCAGGAATACTGATGAAGCTTTTGGATGGCATGAACACGGGGATGAAACCCACGAGTGAGCacagaaactcgcttttgcagGTCACAGATATCGTTCCGGCTGATCTTGATGAGAAGAATCTTTGGCCAAGCCATGGATTTTACATTAAAGTCTCTGATTCTTCTCACTCAATCTATGTCAGTCTTCCTTCAGAACAAGATGATTTTGTTCTCAGCAATAAAATGCAGCTTGGGCAGTTCATCTATGTCGATAGATTGGAGCCGGGATCTCCTGTTCCCGTCATAAAAGGAGCTAAACCAATCCCAGGCCGACACCCATTTGTGGGGACACCAGAACCGTTAATGGGTCTTAGAGAGAAAGGTGAACCAAGGTCCAGTTCAAAGCTCTCGGCTCAAACTCACAGAAGGGGTTCTTGGGGGACAGGAGGGACAGAGGGTGTCTCTGTTTCGTCTCCCATGATTTTCAAGCCGGTTAATTTGGATTTCGATCAGTGTAGTACACCGGTGAAAGAGCGTGGTAGTAATAATTTTCCAATGTCTCCGATGATAAGAAGAGGGAGGGTTGGCAAGGATGGAAATTGTAGCGCCGGTGGAGGTATTAGATGTTCATTTGGTGGTGGGCTCTTGGCAAAGATGGTGGATAATAATAAGGGAGAAAGCCCTGCTGCTATGCTTAGGAAAAGCTGTGTAGCCCCTTCTTCTGCTTCGAAATTCCCGAGGAGTAGGAGCGTTTGTGAAAGAGAGCCTAAGATCCCAATAAGTCCCTTCAACTTAGCT GAAAAGAAAAGTGCCACTCCTCCGCCGAGTACACGGAGTGCAAGAGTGGCCACTTCCCTCAATATGGGTGGAGATGCCCAGAACTCCAACTCAAACTCAAAGGTGACACCTCAATTACAATCTCAGCCTGATAATCCAGCTTCTGATATCAGCACTAGCACCAGTCTCCCCATGAATTTACCTGGAAAACTTAGCATATTGGGCAAG GAAGCAGTGCAGCAGCGAGAAACAGCACAGAAAATTGCCCTTCAAGCACTAAGAGATGCTTCGGCTACTGAAACATTAGTTCGATCTCTCAA GATGTTTTCCAACTTAAGCAAATCAGCTAAACCTGATGCTCCTGCGGCTTGTTTTGATCGGTTTCTGGAATTTCATCACCAAATTGTGCAAGCAGTGACTGATATGGTGTCCATTCAAGCAGCTACTTCAGCTTCCGAAATGGCTCAAAATCCAAATGCCAAAAAATCTGAAGAAGAGTCCCCTGGATTTCACGAAAACATACACAACTCAATGGACCAAAGCCGAAATTCAGaactaaatttatccaaaaGGCGAACAGCATTATACAAATCCATTGCAGTCTTTCCTGAAAGAGGTGAGCAGAAGACAAGTATGGGAAAAGTCCTGAGATCAAATTTCAACCACAAGTCATCTTTGGATAGAAAACCGTCTTCCCCACTTGGAAAACTGCCACTTGAAGCTGATGCTATAGGTGAAAACGATGAAAACAAGAAACCAGCCTCTTCCTACAGCAGCCTAAGCAATACAATCAAATTGGGGAAACAGGTTGAAACAGAAGCTGGAAACTGGTTTATGGACTTCTTGGAGAAGGCATTGGAAAAGGGcatgaagaaaacaaaaggagCAGCAGATGGGGATATTAAGAAAGTTCCTCAGTCTCTCATACTGAAGGTTATTAACTGGGTTGAGGTAGAGCAATCTGATGGTAGTAAGCGTCCGGTTCATCCCAAAGCAGCACAG
- the LOC126694143 gene encoding uncharacterized protein LOC126694143 isoform X3 — MATLAPGILMKLLDGMNTGMKPTSEHRNSLLQVTDIVPADLDEKNLWPSHGFYIKVSDSSHSIYVSLPSEQDDFVLSNKMQLGQFIYVDRLEPGSPVPVIKGAKPIPGRHPFVGTPEPLMGLREKGEPRSSSKLSAQTHRRGSWGTGGTEGVSVSSPMIFKPVNLDFDQCSTPVKERGSNNFPMSPMIRRGRVGKDGNCSAGGGIRCSFGGGLLAKMVDNNKGESPAAMLRKSCVAPSSASKFPRSRSVCEREPKIPISPFNLAEKKSATPPPSTRSARVATSLNMGGDAQNSNSNSKVTPQLQSQPDNPASDISTSTSLPMNLPGKLSILGKEAVQQRETAQKIALQALRDASATETLVRSLKMFSNLSKSAKPDAPAACFDRFLEFHHQIVQAVTDMVSIQAATSASEMAQNPNAKKSEEESPGFHENIHNSMDQSRNSELNLSKRRTALYKSIAVFPERGEQKTSMGKVLRSNFNHKSSLDRKPSSPLGKLPLEADAIGENDENKKPASSYSSLSNTIKLGKQVETEAGNWFMDFLEKALEKGMKKTKGAADGDIKKVPQSLILKVINWVEVEQSDGSKRPVHPKAAQVARKLRIKMKNP, encoded by the exons ATGGCAACATTGGCACCAGGAATACTGATGAAGCTTTTGGATGGCATGAACACGGGGATGAAACCCACGAGTGAGCacagaaactcgcttttgcagGTCACAGATATCGTTCCGGCTGATCTTGATGAGAAGAATCTTTGGCCAAGCCATGGATTTTACATTAAAGTCTCTGATTCTTCTCACTCAATCTATGTCAGTCTTCCTTCAGAACAAGATGATTTTGTTCTCAGCAATAAAATGCAGCTTGGGCAGTTCATCTATGTCGATAGATTGGAGCCGGGATCTCCTGTTCCCGTCATAAAAGGAGCTAAACCAATCCCAGGCCGACACCCATTTGTGGGGACACCAGAACCGTTAATGGGTCTTAGAGAGAAAGGTGAACCAAGGTCCAGTTCAAAGCTCTCGGCTCAAACTCACAGAAGGGGTTCTTGGGGGACAGGAGGGACAGAGGGTGTCTCTGTTTCGTCTCCCATGATTTTCAAGCCGGTTAATTTGGATTTCGATCAGTGTAGTACACCGGTGAAAGAGCGTGGTAGTAATAATTTTCCAATGTCTCCGATGATAAGAAGAGGGAGGGTTGGCAAGGATGGAAATTGTAGCGCCGGTGGAGGTATTAGATGTTCATTTGGTGGTGGGCTCTTGGCAAAGATGGTGGATAATAATAAGGGAGAAAGCCCTGCTGCTATGCTTAGGAAAAGCTGTGTAGCCCCTTCTTCTGCTTCGAAATTCCCGAGGAGTAGGAGCGTTTGTGAAAGAGAGCCTAAGATCCCAATAAGTCCCTTCAACTTAGCT GAAAAGAAAAGTGCCACTCCTCCGCCGAGTACACGGAGTGCAAGAGTGGCCACTTCCCTCAATATGGGTGGAGATGCCCAGAACTCCAACTCAAACTCAAAGGTGACACCTCAATTACAATCTCAGCCTGATAATCCAGCTTCTGATATCAGCACTAGCACCAGTCTCCCCATGAATTTACCTGGAAAACTTAGCATATTGGGCAAG GAAGCAGTGCAGCAGCGAGAAACAGCACAGAAAATTGCCCTTCAAGCACTAAGAGATGCTTCGGCTACTGAAACATTAGTTCGATCTCTCAA GATGTTTTCCAACTTAAGCAAATCAGCTAAACCTGATGCTCCTGCGGCTTGTTTTGATCGGTTTCTGGAATTTCATCACCAAATTGTGCAAGCAGTGACTGATATGGTGTCCATTCAAGCAGCTACTTCAGCTTCCGAAATGGCTCAAAATCCAAATGCCAAAAAATCTGAAGAAGAGTCCCCTGGATTTCACGAAAACATACACAACTCAATGGACCAAAGCCGAAATTCAGaactaaatttatccaaaaGGCGAACAGCATTATACAAATCCATTGCAGTCTTTCCTGAAAGAGGTGAGCAGAAGACAAGTATGGGAAAAGTCCTGAGATCAAATTTCAACCACAAGTCATCTTTGGATAGAAAACCGTCTTCCCCACTTGGAAAACTGCCACTTGAAGCTGATGCTATAGGTGAAAACGATGAAAACAAGAAACCAGCCTCTTCCTACAGCAGCCTAAGCAATACAATCAAATTGGGGAAACAGGTTGAAACAGAAGCTGGAAACTGGTTTATGGACTTCTTGGAGAAGGCATTGGAAAAGGGcatgaagaaaacaaaaggagCAGCAGATGGGGATATTAAGAAAGTTCCTCAGTCTCTCATACTGAAGGTTATTAACTGGGTTGAG